The Gemmatimonadota bacterium region GCGTCGAGATAGCGCTTTCCTTCCGTATCGAACAGGTAAATGCCTTCTCCGTGTGATATTTTCGGCCATTCTTTTTTGAGGGTTCTGTGAAAGATGTGGTCTTTTTGCCGGGGCATTGCCTTTCCTTTCTTTTATAAAATTACGAGGTAGCGGGCAAGATAGCTTTTCGGCACCGGTCCCGCAAGCAATTCGGGATCTCCTGCCGCGCATTCACTATTTTGAAACTTTTAGATGTGTGGCGTGTATCTAAGATGTAACAGGGGATGGACAGCAGTCGAAAAATATATGCGAGGTTGTGAAACTTTGTAAATACTAAGAGCGTTAAAATATTAAACAACGCATGAACTGGTCTGGAAGACGACCAGTTTAACACCTTGCTGGGAGGGGGTGACAATCATTTTTACACAAGTGGAAAGGCCAACTGTTGTACCAAAATCCAGCATTGAGTCGGGCAAAGAAGAACAAGTGGTAGGAGATACAATGGAATACACGCAACAAGAAACGCAGTACGCGCGCGAAGCTTCTGTTCAGAGCTATCTCAAGGAACTGCGCAAGTACCCCCCATTGAGCCGGGAGGAGGAACAAAAAGTCCTTCGCAAGGCCAAACAGGGAAATCAAGCGGCGATTGACAAGGTTATTACGTCAAATTTGCGTTTTGTCGTCAGTGTTGCACTGGAATATCAAGGGCGGGGTGTGCCCCTTGCCGATTTGATTGCCGAGGGCAATATGGGGTTGATGGAAGCCCTTAAGCGATTTGACGAGGAACGCGGGTTTAAGTTTATCAGCTATGCTGTGTGGTGGATTCGGCAGTGCATTCTCAATGCGCTCAAGCGCACGTCTAATGTGGTTATGCCTGCAAATCGCCAGGAGGATATGGACCGTATGGCGCGTCGCTGGGGGCAGATGACCCAGGAACTGGGGCGCGTGCCCACGCTGGACGAGGTTGCCAGCGATATGAAGATCAGCAATAAGCGCGCAGAGCGGGCGTTGCGCTGTGTGCGCCCAGATCTGTCTCTTTCTATGCCCGTAGATACGGCGGGCGAACAGCCGCTCCAGAATATACTCGAGTCCGATGAAGAGGATCCAGATCAACTCGTGATGTACCGGGATCAGTCCGAGTTTATATTGCGGTCTCTCCAGGATTCTCTGGACCCCCGGGAGCGAGATGTTATTCGCGCTTATTTTGGTCTCGACGGAGGTGAGCGCCAGACGCTGAGTGATATTGGCTGTTCTCTGGGTGTTACCCGAGAGCGCGTGCGCCAGATTCGCAACCGCGCGCTTGCCAAGTTGCAGCGATATTTTCGGAGAGGAAAAGTGGAAGATCTGGTCTGATACCTTCCTTCTTCGGCGTATAAAGGCGGTTCTGGTTTTTCCAGAGCCGCCTTTACTGTGTGGGTTCTTTTACCAAAAGAGTTGATTTATTCAAAAATGGAGTGTAGATTCTACACGCTTTCTGGATACTTTTAACCCGCCTCACTATTGACCTTTCACTCGCTATGGGCCGATTATTTG contains the following coding sequences:
- a CDS encoding RNA polymerase sigma factor RpoD/SigA, giving the protein MEYTQQETQYAREASVQSYLKELRKYPPLSREEEQKVLRKAKQGNQAAIDKVITSNLRFVVSVALEYQGRGVPLADLIAEGNMGLMEALKRFDEERGFKFISYAVWWIRQCILNALKRTSNVVMPANRQEDMDRMARRWGQMTQELGRVPTLDEVASDMKISNKRAERALRCVRPDLSLSMPVDTAGEQPLQNILESDEEDPDQLVMYRDQSEFILRSLQDSLDPRERDVIRAYFGLDGGERQTLSDIGCSLGVTRERVRQIRNRALAKLQRYFRRGKVEDLV
- a CDS encoding aminotransferase class III-fold pyridoxal phosphate-dependent enzyme encodes the protein MPRQKDHIFHRTLKKEWPKISHGEGIYLFDTEGKRYLDACAGVHVVSIGHGVKEIAEAMAEQAEKVCFTYARF